TTTTGTACCCAGCGCAAGGTGcaccagtgttttttttttgtatatttttttccttcatttaactaggcacgtcagttaagcacaaattcttattttcaatgacggcctaggaacagtgggttaactacctagttcaggggcagaacgacaaatgtttaccttgtcagctcggggattcaatcttgcaactttccggttacaagtctaacactctaaccactaggctacctgccgccccaacaggtccacagatgacgcaatcgccatcgcactgcacactgccctgtcccatctggacaaaaataatacctgtgtaagaatgctgttcattgattacagctcagcattcaacactatagtaccctccaagctcatcatcaagctggaggccctgggtctcaacccctcccggtgcaactgggtcctggagtttctgacgggccgcccccaggtggtgaaggtaggaaacaacatctccacttcgatgatcctcaacactggagccccacaagTGTGTGTgctctcagtcctctcctgtactccctgttcacccacgactgcgtggccacgcacacctccaactcaatcatcaagattgcagacgacacaacagtagtgggcttgatcaccaacaacgacgagacagcctacagggaggaggtgagagcactcggagtgtggtgtcaggaaaacaagctctcagtcaacaaaacaaaggagatgatcgtggacttcaagaaacagcagagggagcacccccctatccacatcgaagggacagcagtggagaagctGGAACGTTTTATgttcctgggcgtacacatcacagacaaactgaaatgttccacccacacagacagtgtggtgaagaaggcgcaatagcgcctattcaacctcagggggctgaagaaatgtggcttgtcaccgaaaatcctgacaaacttttacagatgcacaatcgagagcatcctgtcgggttgtatcacagcctagtacggcaactgcaccgccctcaaccgcaaggctactgctatgtctgtgtctgtctctgtgtctgtatgttaAACAGACGACTTGTCCcgcttactcacacacacacacttgcctgTTGCATGGTCTGGGGAGTTTCAAACAATTCCTGGAGTTCCAGTGGACGCTGgacatgtgtcccaaatggcatttgggacgcatcctatGACCTCTGCAGATTGGGCTACCTCCcattcacacactcactcagtatTGCTCCCTCTCAGCCATCAATAGTATGAAAGTGTAtgcacatttacacacacacgcacacacatacatacactctcactcatacacacaaatatatgcatgcacgcacacacttatgcactctcacacacacacacacacacacacacacacacacacacacacacacacacacacacacacacacacacacacacacacacacacacacacacacacacacacacacacacacacacacaccatgtaggTCTGCCAAAGAGGTGGAGGGTGACAGAGAAAagcacacaacaacacagtttaTTTTTCTACAGGACTGTTGGCATGGCAACCCCAAACCTTTTTTCTTCCTATCCATGttttctctttacctctctcctttCATAATGTCCCCTCTTTTCTCCAtactctctttacctctctcctttCATAATGTCCCCTCTTTTCTCCAtactctctttacctctctcctttCATAATGTCCCCTCTTTTCTCCAtactctctttacctctctttacctctctcctttCATAATGTCCCCTCTTTTCTCCAtactctctttacctctctcctttCATAATGTCCCCTCTTTTCTCCAtactctctttacctctctcctttCATAATGTCCCCTCTTTTCTCCAtactctctttacctctctcctttCATAATGTCCCCTCTTTTCTCCATACTCTGTTTTACCTCTCTCCTTTCATAATGTCCCCTCTTTTCTCCATACTCTCTTTTACCTCTCTCCTTTCATAATGTCCCCTCTTTTCTCCATACTCTCTTTTACCTCTCTCCTTTCATAATGTCCCCTCTTTTCTCCATACTCTCTTTTACCTCTCTCCTTTCATAATGTCCCCTCTTTTCTCCATACTCTCTTTTACCTCTCTCCTTTCATAATGTCCCCTCTTTTCTCCATACTCTCTTTTACCTCTTTCCTACTTTCTTTCTCAAAGTCATCTGACAATAATTATagtgagaccccccccccctcatagaAAAAAAGCATATTATGCAGAGAGGTTAAAAACATGTAGAGATGTTAGTTTTAAAAAAGACAAAGAAATAAAGACAcaaagaaagaaaggagggatGGTTAAATTTGTGTCTGGAAAAAGAAAAGGatggctggggagagagggagtttcTGGGAGATAAAGAAAAGAGTGGAAAGGGGGacggtagagggagggagggaaagaaaaaCAAACTATGAAAGAATATGGCTGAACATACAGAAAAGGTTGGAAGTTGAGAGGACTAACAGTCCaatgagagtcagagagacagagaggaagagagagggtgaaggaagGTGAGATGAGAGGCAGAAAAAAAGACAGAGGGAGACTGAACGCAAGAGAACAGCGATACAATGCACGCACAAACTGTGTTACATAAAATGACAGTTGCACCACAGGATTTTTCATCTCTCAAACTAGTGTAACTAAGAGGTCAGCAGATGTCGTCTGGGGTCAGTAGCATGGATGATTCCGCTGATCTTAGGTCAGGAGGTATTAAGAAACAAAAACAACTCCAAATCCACTCCTAAAGCTGCAGAACCGAGTGATTTTCTGAGAAGAGGTGGTTTAATCCTTGATGATTGTAACTAGAGTTCATGGATCACCGGTAATGTGGCCTTGATGACTGGCTATAGGGTCTGAAAagatttactgactgactgattgaggATGATCTAGATTGATTACAAGTCAAcgttaacctggtcccagatggGTTTGTGCTATTATgcatgacagcacaaacagatctgggaccagttttaatcctctcccctctctagcaAGAAGCAGGTCACTAAGATATAATCAATGTCAAATGATCCCACTGCGGATGAAGGACTGTAATCAGGTATGCTCTAAGCAGAGATACATAGTGTAGGACCATAGACATATTATCAAGGGTACAGTATCTACCTACTGCTGACTACTCTGAGATTTTTACCCTTTGAATAAATGTAAACTCCCAATCCAAATACTACCAGTCCCAGTCAAAATACCAATCCAAATACTACCAGTCCCAGTCAAAATGCCAATCCAAATACTACCAGTCAAGGTCAAAATACCAATCCAAATACTACCAGTCCCGGTCAAAATACCAATCCAAATACTACCAGTCCCAGGCAAAATACCAATCCAAATACTACCAGTCCCAGTCAAAATACCAATACAAATACTACCAGTCCCAATCCAAATACTACCAGTCCCAGTCAAAATACCAATCCAAATACTACCAATCCCAATCCAAATACTACCAGTCCCAGTCAAAATACCAATCCAAATACTATCAGTCTCAATCCAAAAGCTACCAGTCCCAATCAACATACCAATAAAAATACTACAACTCCCAATCAAAATACTACCAGTCCCAATTCAAATACTATCAGTCCCAATGCAAATACTACCAGTCCCAATCCAAATACTACGAGTCCCAATCCAAATACTACCAGTCCCAATCCAAATACTACCAGTGCAAATCAAACTACCAATCCAAATACTACCGGTCCCAATCCAATTACTACCAGTCCCAACCCAAATACTACCAGTCCCAATCAAAATACCAATCCAAATACTACCGGTCCCAATCCAAATACTACCAGTTCCAATCAAAATACCAATCCAAATACTACAACTCCCAATTCAAATACTACCAGTCCCAATGCAAATACTACCAGTCCCAATCCAAATGCTACCAGTCCCAATCCAAATACTACCAGTCCCAATCCAAATACTACCAGTCCCAATTCAAACACTACCAGTCCCAATCCAAATACTACCAGTCCCAATGCAAATACTACCAGTCCCAATGCAAATACTACCAGTCCCAATTCAAACACTACCAGTCCCAATCCAAATACTACCAGTCCCAATCCAAATACTACCAATCCTAATCCAAATACTACCAGTCCCAGTCAAAATACCAATCCAAATACTACCAGTCCCAACCCAAATACTACCAGTCCCAATCAAAATACCAATCCAAATACTACCAGTCCCAACCCAAATACTACCAGTCCCAGTCAAAATACCAATCCAAATACTACCAGTCCCAACCCAAATACTACCAATCCCAATCCAAATACTACCAGTCCCAGTCAAAATACCAATCCAAATACTACCAGTCCCAACCCAAATACTACCAGTCCCAGTCAAAATACCAATCCAAATACTACCAGTCCCAACCCAAATACTACCAGTCCCAATCAAAATACCAATCCAAATACTACCAGTCCCAATCCAAATACTACCAGTCCCAATCCAAATACTACCAGTCCCAATCAAAATACCAATCCAAATACTACCAGTCCCAATCAACATACCAATAAAAATACTACAAGTCCCAATCCAAATACTACCAGTCCCAAATACTACCAGTACCAATGCAAATACTACCAGTTCCAATCCAAATACTACCAGTCCCAATTCAAATACTACCAGTCACAATCCAAATACTAATTACAAacttacaaacttcagaagcctttttaaacctcaaatacgcTACAAGTTATAAATGTATTGCATTGCAGGAAGGttgtcctgcaacagggtgatcaaactaagatcctacgtgtgtgtgtgtgtgtgtgtgtgtgtgtgtgtgtgtgtgtgtgtgtgtgtgtgtgtgtgtgtgtgtgtgtgtgtgtgtgtgtgtgtgtgtgtgtgtgtgtgtgtgtgtgtgtgtgtgcgtgtgtactctGTATTGATTATTCCGGAGGCCTCTGCATGGTCAAGGCAGGGATATGTCATTCTTCACTCATacttcctgtctttctctcctgcgttacagggaagacatcctcctccctcatatggtacccttcctgcagactcatcctgacatgaccctccagcatgacagtgccaccagccatactgctcattctgtgcgtgatttcttgcaagacaggaatgtcagtgttctgccatggccagcgaagagcccggatctcaacgtctgggacctgttggattggagggtgggccattcccccagaaatgtctgggaacttgcaggtgccttggcggaagagtggggtaacatctcacagcaagaactggaaaatttggtgcagtccatgaggaggagatgcactgcagtacttaatgcagctggtggccacaccagatactgactgttactttagattttgaccccccccccccttcttcagggacacattattccatttctgttagtcacattgtcacgccctggttgaagcattttgtgtttatcttcatttatttggtcaggccagggtgtggcatgggtttttgtatgtgatgtgtatgtattgggattgtagcttagtggggtgttctagttaagtctatggctgtctgaagtggttctcaatcagaggcaggtgtttatcgttgtctctgattgggaaccatatttaggcagccatattctttgagtgtgtcgtgggtgattgtccttagtgtccttgttcctgtcgctgttagtttacactagtataggctgtttcggttttcgttacgttctttggtttgtagtgtttaatattgattcgtgtttttcgttttgttcattaaacatggatcgcaatctacacgctgcattttggtccgactctccttcacacctagaaaaccgttacacacgtctgttcagtttgtctgttgttgaatcttatgttcatacaaatatttacacatgttaagtttgctgaaaataaacgcagttgacagtgagacgacgtttctttttttgctgagttttatTTCTTCTCATCCTGTCTGATGATCCATCCCTTGTTCTTTGTTTCTCACTACCTCTCTTTATTTCAGGTCCAATGTGGAATATCACCCAAACTACTGTCGCTACTCCAagtcccctctcgctctctctgtcattcccctCTTTTCTCATTCTGTATCTCTaccctctgtccctttctctttcccctctcatCCATCTCATGATTTCCAAGCTCTTCCACAGCAGGAGAAACAGGCTTCTACCTTGTTTTTACCCGcaagccataagtctcctgaacaATTGTTtctagcctgtctttttactgttttatttctttatttaccTATTGTtaacctaataccttttttgcactattggttaagagcctgtaagtaagcatttcactgtaaggtctactagatCTGTtatattcggtgcacgtgacaaataaactttgatttgaaagcAAAGGCCTGTGGTTTTATTACTGCATATCTTGACCGTTCTGTATGGAAAATCTGTCTCTCGCtgtttgtctccccctctctcaattaaattctctctctctcggtcttccACTCTCTCGGTCTTCCActatctccttctctgtctgtcaaAACAGACAGTGGTCAGAGAAGAACAGTAGTGTAACTGTTACAGAGCGGTCTTGGCGACTGTTCCCTTGCTAACAGCTTCCCCATGATGCAGTCCTTAAATAGACAGTGATGAAGACTATTCATGTCATGACCATTTAGTCCTTATGTTAGCATGCAGCTTCAGCTTCATATCAATTCATGAGCAATAGGCAACACAGAAAGCAAAATCCCAATTCGCAAACCTAAAGGAATATTGTATATTTGCTGAACATGCTATCCAAAGAGAAGGATGCATTAAAATCAAGGTGATAGACTAGTTTGGAGCAAATATTTGCAAAGGCTAAACAGTGGCCTATAAATAAGCGTACAGTGTTCAAGTTGAAAAGTCATGATTATACTGAAAAGATATAGGCTTACGGCAATAACAATAATATAGTCTATAATCTAAAGGCCTATGCATACATTTGTATGTTGTGATAATAGGCTAAATGCTATATATAACTTGCTTTATTATTTCGTAAAACTGCCTTATTACCATCAGAAGTTGTTTCAGGTAGCCAGGCAGGAAACTCGTTCAGCCTGTTGCTGCATACCTAGGCTACAGTCCACAGAAGGGGCTTACCATATTGACTGTTTATCCACCGCTATAGACTTTCTCCACGCTAGGATAGTTCCCCGTTTTCAATTGCCTGTTAAATGCGTAGAAGTCCCTTAACATGCTGATGTTTGTTTCACAACAAGCGATAGAAAACTATGATTGTCGTCGGACGATCCCCCCCCTGTggatccccctccctctctgcaccTCGACCGCTATTTCCCTGGTCCGGCTATGCAAGGCAAGCCATAGCCTACAAATAGTTGTTTTCCACTCCCATTCTCCAAATGTTAGTCACAcacccctacctctctccctccacattcTCCCGCCTCACACAAGAGAGCTACAGACTTTCAACCGCTGGCGCTCCACTCAAACACATTTTATTTCCATCCAATTTTATACCATGATTAGCGCATTTGATATATGCCCGTTAACTCAACCTACATTTTCTTGGTTTATAGGCATACAGTCTAGGCATTTCACGCACACTTTAAAACGTTGCTATCTTAAATAATTTTCCTGTAAATGGCAATGGATCCAAACTGTAACCTCTAAAattgatcatttagctatttgattttgcaTTTTTGGAGCCCAGTAGGTATCCCCCCAAAATAACATATTTGCTAAAATATTGAACATTACTGCTATAGctcatagaaacgcattgaataacacagtCATAAATGTCAAAACAGACAGTCAAAAAATGAATCATAAGGGCTAAGATGTTGAAGTGTCTGTTCTATATCTATAAGAGAGCTCAGGaattactattattttgacaaatATTTAACCCACAAAactacttccattcattttttgaACCGGGTTATATTCAGATAGAGACACTTTTGTTCCTGAGATTCTCCCCTTTCCAAAGTGGGGtcttagtttgtagcccaaacggttcggatgctacagacagaagcaCATGTGCCGTACAGACTTCAAACAGTGCTGAGGCTTGTTGGGGTTGCCGAACAAAAGGGAGAACACTATCTTCGCTAGAGACTCATCTTTCAATATTAGTTTTGCATGCCAAACCGTTCGGATGTTACAGACTTTGaagtgagaagactgatttttgagatgtctcctggtctgacaaacagacaacaacaactgcagatACAGAAGGCTGACATAGGCGGATGTTGTGGATTGAGAAGTAGCAAGATTTAACAGACAGATTTGGATGgggattttttaaattatgttaATTCATTTGATGCACCGGTGCATCAATCGACTCCTGGCAGCGATTTGTGAACTTTTACTGTTGAAAACGAGATTACCCACATTAAAGCAGGGTTCCCCAAATGGTGGCCCGCGGGTGGGTTTTTTTGCCCCCAAGTTCTCTGAgtaattgttggacataaaagatggtaaaaaaaatgtaagcaaggcttgaaattattatgttttagtcaaacatgattactgtttgggcttcttgtggtcaatttgcagtctacaaatgattagtAAATATGTTCCGGCCCCCGACCATCCTCTCCACAACAACAAAACTCAgtcgcggctgaatctagttgatgatcccaaCACTAAAAggtcaaattgtatttttttagaCACGAATGCAAACTTCAAGGACATACGTCTATATTTTCTTCTTTCACAGAGAATCATGTTGTCCTTACAGCCCTACCGCTTATTCCTTATTCAACATTctgttcatatatatatatatatatatatatatatatatatatatatatatatatatatatatatatatatatatatataaattagtggattaaatgagtggattctgatatttcagccacatcagttgctgacaggtgtatataatcgagcacacagccatgaaatccccagacaaacattggcagtagaatggccttactgaagagttcagtgaatttcatagattgccacctttccaacaagtcagtttcttTCATTTCTAACCTGCtaaagctgccctggtcaactgtaagtgctgttattgtgaagtggaaacgtctaggagcaacaacggctcagccgcgaagtggtaggccacaccaacacacagaacaGGACAACAGAGTGGTGAAGCAAGTAAAAATAttctgtcctcggttacaacactcactactgagttccaaactgcctctggaagcaacataaGCACAAGAGCTGCTAgttggaagcttcatgaaatgggtttccatggccgagtagctgcacacaagcctaagatcataaTGCACAATGTCAAGCGCCGGCTGGAGTGGcttaaagctcgctgccattggactctggagaagtaGATGAACCAGTCCGactgatgaatctgggtttggcggatgccaggagaacgctacctacctgaatgcatagcgccaactgtaaagtttggtggtggaATAAtattgttttggggctgtttttcatggtgtGAGCTAGGCCACTTTGTTCCAGTGAATGGATATCTTAATGttacagcgtacaatgacattctagacaattctctgcttctaactttgtggcaacagattggggaaggccatttcctgttcCATCATGACGATGCCCtggtgcacaaagcgagatccatacagaaatggtttgtcgagatcagtgtggaacaacttgactggcctacaaagagctctgacctcaaccccatcgaacacctttgggatgtatTGTGAAGCTGACTgcgggcctaatcgcccaacatcagtgcccgacctcactaatgcttttgtggctgaatggaagcaagtccccgcagcaatgttcctacattgtggaaagcctttcccagaagagtggaggttgttgtAGCAACAATGGAGAGAACAACTacattttaatgcccatgattttggaattagatgttcgacgtgcaggtgtccacatacttgttcATGTTCTGAATCTACAATTGATTTAATACAAAAAATAAATTGGTTTAAAAACAAGTCTTATCTGAATAAAATGTAATACTCTGCAGTCCACATTGTCACACCTATAGGCCTACCTCTTCCTaaaccataaaaaaaaacaattgtattttttttatttttaaagataATATTTCATAGCAAGTTTATAATATACAAaattatgaatgaatgaatgaatgggaaTATAATTGCAACAATGTTATGTAGGTCTACTGATTTGCCCCCTTTCCCCGACCTCCTGTGGCCAGCAATAATCAGGACATCATGTACATTTCTCACCCACAGCCAACTTTTCCAATGTAACAGCGACCTCCTGTGGTCGCCAATGATCAGGACATAATGTACAGCACACACACTTGTTCTAGGGGACAGATTATGTTCCACAGATCGATTAAAACCAGATCAATTAAATTGTATTTCAGAGACATTATGAAAAAGAAACAAACATGACAAAAGTTGTTTTCTATAGTTTTCAGTAGCTATTCCCCGGCAAAATAATACACATTTcaacatagtaaaacatatgaGCAATACAGTCAATATAATCATGAAAAGCAATTGAAAGTGTACACGTATCATTATCGTTTCGAGACAAACTGACATGTAAATCAGGTAGCAGCGCACACAAGGTTTGTTTCTGGGTTCCCAGACAACAGTCCATAAACTCTGAATGATGCCAGTAAACGCGTAGGATTGAGGTCACCTTGAATTCACTTTAGATATGTTGTAAATTGTAAACATGTTTCAGTTTCCTGGTAATCATAATTTTATCTCACAGGACTATATCATAAAATACCCTTATGTCTACTTTTGCAGATTTTCCTTACAAATCATGACTAATGTTTAACCCTGACACTATCATAAAATGACTGCACACATTGAACTAAAGAGGACTACACAAGTTGAATGTTCACACAACTTCCAGTACACTACAAGCTGAAGTATAGGCTATCCAGTTGAAGAATGGGGGGACTGACTCTGACCCTGCTGATGCTGTGTCTGTCTGGGACTCtcagtgaagatgctggagaagaCAACCTCAATGACATCATGGTACAGATTCAGCCTGAACAGGGACAGGACATAGAGAATGAATACAAGACTCATAACCAACACTCTGAACAGGACCAGGACATAGAGAATGAATACAAGACTCACAACCAACACTCTGAACAGGACCAGGACATAGAGAATGAATACAAGGCTCACAACCAACACTCTGAACAGGGACAGGACATAGAGAATGAATACAAGACTCACAACCAACACTCTGAACAGGACCAGGACATAGAGAATGAATACAAGACTCATAACCAACACTCTGAACAGGACCAGGACATAGAGAATGAATACAAGACTCACAACCAACACTCTGAACATGGACAGGACATAGAGAATGAATACAAGGCTCATAACCAACACTCTGAACAGGACCAGGACATAGAGAATGAATACAAGACTCACAACCAACACTCTGAACAGGACCAGGACATAGAGAATGAATACAAGACTCACAACCAACACTCTGAACAGGACCAGGACATAGAAAGTGAAGTTATTTTCAAAAAGAATCAAGCACCATCCCTAGCAGAGACAAACGGTAGCTGCCAGCCAGACATGTGTAACCTTCTTAGGCATCTGGGAGCCATGGAGGCCAGACTGACCACTGCAGAGAACCAGGTGGAAGAATTGAGTAACATGGAGGCTATTGTTGCTCTTCTACAGAGAGAAACTGAATGTAATCTAAATCTAATAACTTACTTTTTTTGTTAATATATTTAAATCTTCAGAataccaaaaaaaaaaacattttaacaaCTAAGATtatgaattaggctgtttgaCAAGTTTTAATGCCCAAGCAACCTGCCTACATGATGTTTGAAGTACAATAGGCCAACACAGCTACCAGTAGTAGGTCAAAACTGTCTGTTGggaaaccttggtagagcatgggggaAGTTATAGGCCTTGTTTTGCTCATGtgaattttctttatttttgtctTCAGACCTGCCTAACTTAagacagtttttgtgtttaatagtTCAAGCAGCCCAGCTCAGAGTCATGGAGACCAAGCTGAGCACCAGTGAGAACCTGATGAAGAtcatgaagagagagaatgacggtgatttacatttgtattCTGTCTGGATTGGTAAAGTAACTATGGTGTGAAGTGACATCATCGCTAAGGTCAACAAGGAATAGTTTATCTGTTTTTGGTCTCAATATTAGTTTAAATTCCTGTTTTCCAGTACAGGAGAGGAAGCTTCAAGTATTGTCATTTAGAGTCAACGCCACTGAGTTCAGAGTGGAGCAACAGCAAATCCTGCTGGAAGAACTGAGGAGACAGAGTGAAGGTAGATAATGCTAAATAGACAATAATTACAATGTGGTCAACAAATTGATTTAGCCGAAACTACTGGAAAACAGTGTGTGAAATCGTATACATGCCCTGTTCTTTGTTGTGAAGTTGTAATGTACGATTTCTCATAGACGGACCAAAGATTGCTTTTACGGCAGCACTAGGAGGAGATGGCCATATACCCCCCTCTGAGAGAGAGACCAACTTGGCATTCAGCAACGTCTTCACAAACGTTGGCGATGCCTACAACTCTGGATCAGGTAAAGAGTTGGAAGACACGATGGAAGAACTATAAGAGTGGATTtctcccaataatctctccttcctcctgaagTGTCCACTCGTTCACAAGTCCCCACAAAGTTAAAAGGGTGAATGACCAATCTAAAAGGCTCACCTCAGTAGCAAAGTAGTCGTTTTTATTGCACATATTCATGCACAGTACAATGTATATTTCTTGTTTTAGTTGCTTCTGATCTAATCTCTCCTCTGATAAGGGTGTCTCCCTGCTACTTCTCTACAGATGTCTTCACTGTATTTACAagattatagtattatagtatatatCTCTTCCTGCTACTTCTCTACAGGTGTCTTCACTGTATTTACAAGATTATagtatatatctctccctgctacTTCTCTACAGGTGTCTTCACTGTATTTACAAGATTATAGTGTATATATCTTCCTGCTACTTCTCTACAGGTGTCTTCACTGTATTTACAAGATTATAGTGTATATATCTTCCTGCTACTTCTCTACAGGTGTCTTCACTGTATTTACAAGATTATAGTGTATATATCTTCCTGCTACTTCTCTACAGGTGTCTTCACTGTATTTACAagattatagtattatagtatatatCTCTTCCTGCTACTTCTCTACAGGTGTCTTCAATGTATTTCTAAGATTATATGAT
The genomic region above belongs to Oncorhynchus kisutch isolate 150728-3 linkage group LG16, Okis_V2, whole genome shotgun sequence and contains:
- the cbln11 gene encoding cerebellin 11 isoform X1 yields the protein MGGLTLTLLMLCLSGTLSEDAGEDNLNDIMVQIQPEQGQDIENEYKTHNQHSEQDQDIENEYKTHNQHSEQDQDIENEYKAHNQHSEQGQDIENEYKTHNQHSEQDQDIENEYKTHNQHSEQDQDIENEYKTHNQHSEHGQDIENEYKAHNQHSEQDQDIENEYKTHNQHSEQDQDIENEYKTHNQHSEQDQDIESEVIFKKNQAPSLAETNGSCQPDMCNLLRHLGAMEARLTTAENQVEELSNMEAIVALLQRETEFQAAQLRVMETKLSTSENLMKIMKRENDVQERKLQVLSFRVNATEFRVEQQQILLEELRRQSEDGPKIAFTAALGGDGHIPPSERETNLAFSNVFTNVGDAYNSGSGVFNAPVKGVYYFSFSSYANSQHNVCVSLFKNNVRMLSACDHHSEHDSSDSSGNGGTLHLEQGDHVYMTLHAHSHIFADFQNRSTFRGFLLFRT
- the cbln11 gene encoding cerebellin 11 isoform X2, whose translation is MGGLTLTLLMLCLSGTLSEDAGEDNLNDIMVQIQPEQGQDIENEYKTHNQHSEQDQDIENEYKTHNQHSEQDQDIENEYKAHNQHSEQGQDIENEYKTHNQHSEQDQDIENEYKTHNQHSEQDQDIENEYKTHNQHSEHGQDIENEYKAHNQHSEQDQDIENEYKTHNQHSEQDQDIESEVIFKKNQAPSLAETNGSCQPDMCNLLRHLGAMEARLTTAENQVEELSNMEAIVALLQRETEFQAAQLRVMETKLSTSENLMKIMKRENDVQERKLQVLSFRVNATEFRVEQQQILLEELRRQSEDGPKIAFTAALGGDGHIPPSERETNLAFSNVFTNVGDAYNSGSGVFNAPVKGVYYFSFSSYANSQHNVCVSLFKNNVRMLSACDHHSEHDSSDSSGNGGTLHLEQGDHVYMTLHAHSHIFADFQNRSTFRGFLLFRT